The Pedobacter mucosus genome window below encodes:
- a CDS encoding bifunctional UDP-N-acetylmuramoyl-tripeptide:D-alanyl-D-alanine ligase/alanine racemase: protein MHNLKYTIANIAIILNADVKLFDKQAIIKYLVIDSRSILSPKDSLFFALSSHRNGHYFINDAYQKGIRNFVIADVTYSKQFSDCNFIIVDDVLTALQNIAIQHRNQYTLKTIGITGSNGKTIVKEWLYQLLAVDYNIIRSPKSYNSQIGVPLSVWQIDDEHTLGIFEAGISASNEMETLAKIIQPNIGILTNLGEAHAEGFSSKNQKLTEKLLLFKNAELFIYSPDYVTDLSIQEIPGKKQFSWSMSQEADLQIISVEPIVDKCYLRAIYKENEIECILPFQDKASIENGIICWATMLALGYSPKQADLRLEKLSHVSMRLELKNGINQCSIIDDSYSADISSLAIALDFLNQQNQHPKRTVIISELFETGKNDLDLYTEIANLLAQKQVNRLIGIGTHISNFASLFNLDTRFFDDTEAFISAFPTLNFSHETILIKGARRFEFARISKLLTQKIHDTVLEIDLNAMVGNLHFYRSKLKPGVKIMAMVKAFSYGSGSFEIANLLQFHKVDYLAVAYADEGIALRKAGITLPIMVMSPEEYAFEAIIKYQLEPEIYSLEILNGFLNTLPSEQSEFPIHIKIDSGMHRLGFDELDINELSGLLKKSKQIKVQSIFSHLVASGEAEHDGFTAKQIEKFEIMSRTLCDVLEYKPLLHISNTSGITRWPNGQFDMVRLGIGLYGFDSALIKNNELQTTMVLKTTVTQVKALNNGETVGYSRKGVMPNGGKIATVKIGYADGYNRAFGNGVGKMLINGKLVPTIGSICMDMTMLDISGMDVKPGDEAIVFNREHDIMVLAEEINTIPYEILTNISQRVKRVYFYE from the coding sequence ATGCATAACCTTAAATATACGATTGCCAATATTGCAATAATTTTAAATGCTGATGTCAAATTGTTTGATAAGCAAGCTATTATAAAATATTTAGTAATCGATAGTCGTTCAATTTTATCACCTAAAGATTCCTTGTTTTTTGCTTTATCATCACATAGAAACGGGCATTATTTTATCAATGACGCCTATCAAAAAGGGATTAGGAATTTTGTTATTGCTGATGTAACGTATTCTAAGCAATTCTCTGATTGCAATTTTATTATTGTAGATGACGTATTAACAGCGTTGCAAAATATTGCTATTCAACATAGAAATCAATATACATTAAAAACGATAGGAATAACAGGTAGCAACGGAAAAACTATCGTTAAAGAATGGCTATATCAGCTTTTAGCAGTTGATTATAATATTATTAGAAGTCCAAAAAGTTACAATTCGCAAATTGGTGTACCGTTATCCGTATGGCAAATAGATGACGAACATACATTAGGCATTTTCGAAGCTGGAATTTCCGCCTCAAATGAAATGGAAACCTTAGCAAAAATTATTCAACCTAACATAGGTATTTTAACGAATTTAGGGGAAGCTCATGCCGAAGGGTTTAGTTCCAAAAACCAAAAACTTACAGAGAAATTATTGCTTTTTAAAAACGCCGAATTGTTTATTTACTCTCCAGATTATGTTACTGATTTAAGCATTCAGGAAATTCCTGGGAAGAAGCAGTTTAGCTGGAGTATGTCGCAAGAGGCTGATTTGCAGATAATTTCGGTAGAACCTATAGTGGATAAGTGCTATCTCAGAGCCATTTATAAAGAAAATGAGATAGAGTGTATCTTACCTTTTCAAGATAAAGCATCTATAGAAAACGGCATTATTTGTTGGGCTACAATGCTTGCTTTAGGCTATTCTCCAAAACAGGCAGACTTGCGTTTAGAAAAATTAAGTCACGTAAGTATGCGGCTAGAACTTAAAAATGGAATTAACCAATGTTCCATTATAGACGATTCTTATAGCGCCGATATTTCTTCCTTAGCAATTGCCCTTGATTTTTTAAATCAGCAAAATCAGCATCCAAAAAGAACAGTTATTATTTCTGAACTGTTTGAAACAGGAAAAAACGATTTAGATTTATATACAGAGATCGCAAATTTATTAGCTCAGAAACAAGTTAATCGCTTAATTGGTATTGGTACACATATTTCAAACTTTGCGAGTTTATTTAATTTAGACACCCGTTTTTTTGATGATACTGAGGCTTTCATTAGCGCTTTTCCAACTTTAAATTTTAGCCATGAAACGATCTTAATCAAAGGAGCTAGGCGTTTTGAATTTGCCAGAATTAGTAAATTACTTACTCAAAAAATTCATGATACGGTTTTAGAAATTGATTTGAATGCGATGGTTGGTAATCTACATTTTTATCGTTCTAAGCTTAAGCCTGGTGTTAAAATTATGGCAATGGTTAAAGCTTTTTCTTATGGAAGCGGGAGTTTTGAAATAGCCAATTTGTTGCAATTTCATAAAGTGGATTATTTAGCCGTAGCATATGCGGATGAAGGTATTGCGTTGCGTAAAGCAGGAATTACATTACCTATTATGGTTATGAGTCCTGAAGAATATGCTTTTGAAGCTATAATTAAATACCAATTAGAGCCAGAGATTTATAGTTTGGAAATTTTAAATGGCTTTCTAAATACACTTCCAAGTGAGCAATCAGAGTTTCCGATTCATATTAAAATTGATAGCGGAATGCACCGCTTAGGTTTCGATGAGTTAGATATTAACGAGCTTTCTGGATTGCTAAAAAAATCCAAACAAATAAAAGTTCAAAGTATATTTTCTCATTTAGTAGCAAGTGGAGAAGCCGAACATGATGGTTTTACTGCAAAGCAAATTGAAAAATTTGAAATCATGTCACGCACATTATGTGATGTGTTGGAGTATAAGCCACTACTGCATATATCCAATACATCAGGTATTACACGTTGGCCCAACGGACAATTTGATATGGTTCGACTAGGAATCGGACTGTATGGTTTTGATTCTGCTCTTATAAAAAACAATGAGTTGCAAACAACCATGGTTCTTAAAACGACTGTAACCCAAGTTAAAGCGCTAAATAATGGAGAAACAGTAGGTTATAGTAGAAAAGGAGTAATGCCAAACGGGGGTAAAATTGCAACGGTAAAAATTGGGTATGCCGATGGTTACAATCGAGCTTTTGGAAACGGAGTTGGAAAAATGTTGATAAATGGAAAATTAGTGCCAACGATAGGTTCAATATGCATGGATATGACAATGTTAGATATCTCGGGCATGGATGTTAAACCTGGTGATGAAGCCATCGTATTTAATCGTGAGCACGATATTATGGTGCTTGCAGAAGAAATCAATACTATCCCCTACGAAATATTGACAAACATTTCTCAACGCGTAAAAAGAGTCTATTTTTATGAATAA
- a CDS encoding TIGR00730 family Rossman fold protein, whose amino-acid sequence MTSEEKIRSAFENKDWQEIKVTDSWQIFKIMAEFVDGFEKLAKIGPCVTIYGSARTAETNRYYQLAEECGKLLTDRGYGVITGGGPGIMEAGNKGAYTNGGKSVGLNIELPFEQFHNKYIDHNKLLEFDYFFVRKVMFMKYSQGFVVLPGGFGTMDELFEALTLIQTGKIARFPIVLVGVDYWSGLIEWIKGTMLQKEHNIHEEDLNLFRLVDTAEEAAEHIFRFYNKYVLKPNF is encoded by the coding sequence ATGACGAGTGAAGAAAAAATTAGAAGTGCTTTTGAAAATAAAGATTGGCAAGAAATTAAGGTAACAGACTCTTGGCAAATTTTTAAAATAATGGCTGAATTTGTTGATGGATTTGAAAAATTAGCAAAAATTGGCCCATGCGTTACCATCTACGGATCTGCCCGAACAGCTGAAACAAATAGATATTATCAATTGGCAGAAGAATGCGGAAAACTTTTGACTGATCGAGGTTACGGTGTAATTACAGGTGGTGGCCCAGGTATTATGGAAGCGGGTAATAAAGGTGCTTATACTAACGGAGGAAAATCTGTAGGTTTAAATATAGAATTGCCTTTTGAACAATTTCACAACAAATACATCGATCATAACAAACTTTTAGAATTTGATTATTTCTTTGTTCGGAAGGTAATGTTTATGAAATACAGTCAAGGTTTTGTGGTTTTACCTGGTGGTTTTGGAACAATGGATGAACTTTTCGAAGCTTTAACATTAATTCAGACTGGTAAAATTGCCCGTTTCCCTATTGTGTTAGTTGGTGTTGATTATTGGAGTGGATTGATTGAATGGATCAAAGGAACGATGCTTCAAAAGGAACACAATATACATGAGGAAGATTTAAATTTATTCCGTCTTGTTGATACTGCTGAAGAAGCCGCAGAACATATTTTTCGTTTTTATAATAAATATGTTCTTAAGCCTAACTTTTAG
- a CDS encoding regulatory protein RecX, producing MKSDKQETQYLDKKQALAKAENFCVYQERSQKEVRYKLVEWGIRGNELEEILSELIINNFLNEERFAKLYTSGKFHINKWGRIKIKQGLKLKGVPDKMIQKAIYSIDDDDYLQALRRLLEKKDQFLVEKNNIKRKYKLTSYLQGRGFERELIQEVLNIE from the coding sequence ATGAAAAGTGATAAACAAGAGACACAATATTTAGATAAAAAGCAAGCACTTGCCAAAGCTGAAAATTTCTGTGTTTATCAAGAGCGTTCCCAAAAGGAAGTTCGATACAAATTAGTTGAATGGGGAATCAGAGGTAATGAGCTAGAAGAAATTTTGTCAGAACTTATTATAAATAACTTTCTTAATGAAGAGCGATTTGCAAAATTATATACCTCGGGTAAATTTCATATTAATAAATGGGGAAGAATAAAAATTAAACAAGGTTTAAAGCTTAAAGGTGTTCCCGATAAAATGATACAAAAAGCAATTTATAGTATAGATGATGATGATTACTTGCAGGCTTTACGCCGATTACTAGAGAAAAAAGATCAATTTTTGGTAGAAAAAAACAATATCAAAAGAAAATATAAGCTTACATCGTATCTACAAGGAAGAGGTTTTGAACGTGAATTAATTCAAGAAGTATTAAATATTGAATAA
- a CDS encoding DUF502 domain-containing protein → MNKIGKAILNYLIKGLLLVVPIAVSIFIVVWAVTTVDSWLNVNNILGVNPQTGESRNIPGFGLLTVITIILLAGIFVTNLVTEPMYNWFQRIMQRLPLLNFIYSSIKDLTEAFVGDEKKFNHPVIVEVEGGLKKIGFLTQNDLHKLNLPDEVAVYFPLSYSFAGQLCIVKRDKVTDLQMSAAEAMKLVVSGGVSGL, encoded by the coding sequence ATGAATAAAATAGGAAAAGCCATTCTAAACTATTTAATTAAAGGTTTATTGCTTGTTGTGCCTATTGCTGTAAGTATTTTTATAGTTGTTTGGGCGGTAACAACTGTAGATAGCTGGTTGAATGTAAATAATATTTTAGGCGTTAATCCGCAGACTGGAGAAAGTAGAAATATACCTGGATTTGGTTTGCTTACAGTGATAACCATTATCTTATTGGCCGGTATTTTTGTTACCAATTTAGTAACTGAACCAATGTATAATTGGTTTCAGCGTATTATGCAGCGTTTGCCGCTTCTAAATTTTATTTATTCCTCTATTAAAGATCTAACAGAAGCTTTTGTTGGTGATGAAAAAAAATTCAATCATCCTGTAATTGTAGAAGTTGAAGGTGGACTAAAAAAAATTGGATTTCTTACCCAGAACGATTTGCATAAACTTAATTTACCGGATGAAGTTGCTGTATATTTTCCACTTTCCTATTCGTTTGCTGGCCAACTTTGCATTGTAAAGAGGGATAAAGTTACCGATTTGCAAATGAGTGCAGCCGAAGCGATGAAATTAGTGGTTAGTGGTGGCGTAAGTGGTTTATAA